A stretch of the Kushneria konosiri genome encodes the following:
- a CDS encoding Crp/Fnr family transcriptional regulator: MLDRDRCLVRNFKHYCALDETEAELLAALEKTPQIVSNAQMIWEENHCAESLCVLSEGWACSYRSMDDGTRQILNIFLPGDMVGLSDFSPRRHLASVAMLTEGVVCRFPLKNLTDIFTTSPRLTTVLFSLAGQQQAIMAERLVNMGRRTAREKVAHFICEMHLRLRKTYPDITHRFNLPLSQQVLADVLGLSAVHVSRTFSELREEGLLYRERNRIEIPDLEAFYDVASFSDTYLSESVSELLKLVENDSSTLR, encoded by the coding sequence ATGTTGGACAGGGATCGCTGCCTGGTGCGTAACTTCAAACATTATTGTGCGCTTGATGAGACGGAAGCCGAACTTCTGGCAGCGCTGGAAAAGACGCCTCAGATCGTATCGAATGCTCAGATGATATGGGAAGAGAACCATTGTGCCGAGAGCCTTTGCGTTCTCAGCGAAGGCTGGGCATGTTCATATCGATCGATGGATGATGGTACCCGTCAGATCCTCAATATCTTTTTGCCGGGTGATATGGTCGGTCTGAGCGATTTTTCACCCCGACGTCATCTGGCGTCGGTGGCCATGCTGACAGAAGGCGTCGTTTGCCGTTTTCCACTCAAGAACCTGACCGATATCTTCACGACATCGCCCAGGTTGACCACCGTGCTGTTCTCGTTGGCGGGACAACAGCAGGCCATCATGGCAGAGCGCCTGGTCAATATGGGCAGACGGACGGCGCGTGAAAAGGTGGCGCATTTTATCTGTGAAATGCACTTGCGTTTGCGCAAGACCTATCCGGACATTACACATCGGTTTAACCTGCCGCTGTCACAGCAGGTGCTGGCAGATGTTCTCGGGCTTTCAGCCGTTCACGTCAGCCGTACCTTTTCCGAACTCAGGGAGGAGGGTCTTTTATATCGTGAACGCAATCGAATCGAGATTCCGGATCTGGAAGCCTTTTATGACGTCGCCAGTTTTTCGGATACCTATCTAAGCGAGAGTGTCAGCGAGCTATTAAAGCTTGTCGAAAACGATAGCTCTACGCTGCGTTGA
- the fghA gene encoding S-formylglutathione hydrolase yields the protein MTMTQSIEQLSATRSHGGWVKRFSHRSQVLDCDMTFGIFLPPQAENGTVPVLWWLSGLTCTDENFMQKAGAQKMAARLGMAIVCPDTSPRGTDLPGEHDSYDFGSGAGFYLNARQTPWDKHYHMYDYVTRELPALVREHFPVSEREAISGHSMGGHGALICALKQPGRYASVSAFSPVVNPVDCPWGEKAFSHYLGEDRAEWSDWDACELVLSGASRQGMLVDQGEDDQFLENQLKPDHLEKACHLQGVPLKLRRHEGYDHSYFFVASFIDDHLEYHAHHLFADQA from the coding sequence ATGACCATGACGCAGTCCATCGAACAGTTGAGCGCCACCCGAAGCCATGGGGGATGGGTCAAGCGCTTCAGCCATCGCTCGCAGGTGCTTGATTGCGACATGACCTTTGGCATTTTTTTGCCGCCACAGGCGGAAAACGGCACCGTGCCGGTACTGTGGTGGCTCTCCGGATTGACCTGCACCGATGAAAATTTCATGCAAAAGGCAGGTGCTCAAAAAATGGCGGCAAGGCTGGGCATGGCGATCGTCTGCCCGGATACCAGCCCCAGGGGTACGGACCTTCCAGGTGAGCACGACAGCTATGATTTCGGTTCTGGCGCCGGTTTTTACCTGAATGCCAGACAGACGCCCTGGGACAAGCACTATCACATGTATGACTACGTGACGCGTGAGCTGCCAGCGCTGGTTCGTGAACATTTTCCTGTCAGCGAGCGTGAGGCCATCAGCGGACACTCCATGGGCGGCCATGGTGCATTGATCTGTGCCCTGAAACAGCCCGGCCGTTATGCCAGTGTCTCGGCCTTTTCGCCCGTGGTGAATCCGGTGGACTGCCCCTGGGGTGAAAAGGCCTTCAGCCATTATCTCGGGGAGGACCGTGCCGAGTGGTCCGATTGGGATGCCTGTGAGCTGGTACTGTCCGGCGCTTCCAGACAGGGCATGCTCGTTGATCAGGGCGAGGATGATCAGTTCCTTGAAAACCAGCTCAAGCCGGATCATCTGGAAAAGGCGTGCCACCTGCAGGGTGTTCCCCTGAAGCTTCGCCGTCATGAGGGTTATGACCACAGCTATTTCTTTGTGGCAAGCTTCATTGATGACCATCTCGAATATCACGCCCATCACCTCTTTGCCGATCAGGCGTGA
- the mtgA gene encoding monofunctional biosynthetic peptidoglycan transglycosylase: MIGLLLRWCVRIILGAIVLSILLVTLFRFVPLPGSMVMLERKVTSIADGEPITIRYHWTPWRSLSDQAKLAVIAAEDQKFPYHYGFDLDQVHAAIQAWKEGKALRGASTISQQTAKNVFLWSGRSWLRKGMEVWFTLLIELIWPKERILEVYLNVVEWDRGVFGLEAAAQHYYGIGASQVTVDQAARLAAVLPNPRNWSPTAPSARVAQRIAWVRQQMRQLGGTRFLQRL, encoded by the coding sequence TTGATCGGACTGCTGCTGCGATGGTGCGTCAGGATCATATTGGGTGCGATCGTGCTGTCGATACTTCTGGTGACGCTGTTTCGTTTTGTGCCACTGCCGGGGTCGATGGTCATGCTCGAGCGGAAGGTGACGTCCATCGCCGATGGTGAGCCCATCACGATTCGTTATCACTGGACGCCCTGGCGTTCCCTGTCCGATCAGGCGAAGCTGGCCGTCATCGCCGCCGAGGATCAGAAGTTTCCCTATCATTACGGATTCGACCTTGATCAGGTGCACGCCGCCATTCAGGCCTGGAAGGAAGGCAAGGCGCTGCGTGGGGCCAGCACCATCAGTCAGCAGACTGCCAAGAATGTTTTTTTGTGGTCCGGTCGCAGCTGGCTGCGCAAGGGCATGGAGGTCTGGTTCACCCTGTTGATCGAGCTGATCTGGCCCAAGGAGCGCATCCTTGAGGTCTACCTCAATGTGGTGGAATGGGATCGGGGCGTGTTCGGACTGGAAGCCGCGGCCCAGCACTATTACGGCATCGGCGCCAGCCAGGTCACGGTTGATCAGGCCGCAAGACTGGCAGCCGTTCTGCCCAACCCGCGCAACTGGAGTCCGACGGCGCCGAGCGCTCGTGTGGCGCAGCGCATTGCCTGGGTCAGACAGCAAATGAGGCAGTTGGGCGGCACACGCTTTTTACAGCGTCTATAG
- a CDS encoding DUF4168 domain-containing protein, translated as MKRFAAVVSASLVATGLAATPALAAQEQPTQGAQSQQQSQNFSDDQLQNFASASQEIAGISQDYTKQLQGADGADAQQSIREEANQKMVQAVQDNNLEVEQFNQIGQAVQNDPQMMQKVQQMAQKKQ; from the coding sequence ATGAAACGTTTTGCCGCAGTTGTTTCCGCATCGCTGGTCGCGACCGGCCTCGCTGCCACACCGGCGCTCGCCGCTCAGGAGCAGCCGACTCAGGGTGCGCAAAGCCAGCAGCAGTCACAAAATTTCAGCGATGACCAGCTGCAGAACTTTGCCTCTGCTTCTCAGGAAATCGCAGGTATCTCTCAGGATTACACCAAGCAGCTTCAGGGTGCTGACGGCGCCGATGCACAGCAAAGCATCCGCGAAGAAGCCAACCAGAAGATGGTACAGGCCGTTCAGGATAACAACCTGGAGGTCGAGCAGTTCAACCAGATCGGTCAGGCTGTCCAGAACGATCCGCAGATGATGCAAAAGGTTCAGCAAATGGCTCAGAAAAAGCAGTAA